Genomic window (Campylobacter sp. RM16704):
GTTTGTATAGTACTACCTTCAACTATAGGAAGCAAATCTCTTTGCACCCCTTCTTTACTTGGATCTTGGCGGTTTGAATTTGAACCTGAAACTGCCACTTTATCTATCTCATCAATAAAAATAATCCCTTCATTTTCCGCCCTTCTTAAAGCCTCACCTTTAATGCTTTCCATATCAAGAATTTTTTCACTAGCTTCTTGTGCTAGGGCTATTCTCGCATCTTTAACTTTCATTTCTTTTTTAATTTTTTTATTTCCTACACCAATGACTTTTACTATGTCTTGCATAGCACCCATTTCAGGTGGTAAATTTGGATTAGTATCAAATACACTTTGTGAAATTTCAACTTCTATCATGCTATCATCTAAATCACCAGCTTTTAATTTCACGCGCATTTTTTCTAAAGAATTTTGATATTCTTCTTGTTTTTCTTCACTAATTCCTTTTGGTAAAGGTGGTAAAAGTTTTTCTAAAATTTTATTTTCTATGAATTCATTGATTTTTTCTTCATTTTTTTCTTTTTCTTCATTCTTGACTAAATTTAAAGCAGCGTTAGCTAAATCTCTAACCATACTTTCTACATCACGCCCAACAAAACCAACTTCAGTATATTTACTTGCTTCAACTTTTACAAAAGGAAGTCCCATTAATTTAGCAAGTCTCCTTGCAATTTCAGTTTTACCAACACCAGTTGAGCCTATCATTAAAATATTTTTAGGCATGATATCATCTTGAAGTTCAGGAGAAAGTTGTATTCTTCTATAACGATTTCTTAAAGCAATTGCTATGATTTTTTTGGCATTTTTTTGTCCAATTACATAATCATCTAAAAATTTTACAATTTCTTTTGGGGTTAAATTCATTTATCATCCTCAATTACATAAGTTTTAATATTTGTATTAGTATAAATGCAAATCTCACCAGCTATTTGCAAGCTTTCTTTAACTAATTCTTCTTCATCCAAACTAGAGTGTTTAGCTAAAGCTCTTGCAGCAGAAAGTGCATAATTTCCACCACTACCAATAGCAGCTATAGCACCATCTTCAGGTTCAACTACATCTCCAGTTCCAGAAAGTAAAAATATATGATTTCTATCAAGCACAAGCATCATAGCTTCTAATTTTCTTAAATATTTATCTTTTCTCCACTCTTTTGAAAAATCAATAGCAGCTTTTAGTAAATCACCCTTAGAACTAGAAAGTAAATTTTCAAACATATCAAAAAGATTAAAAG
Coding sequences:
- the hslU gene encoding ATP-dependent protease ATPase subunit HslU, whose translation is MNLTPKEIVKFLDDYVIGQKNAKKIIAIALRNRYRRIQLSPELQDDIMPKNILMIGSTGVGKTEIARRLAKLMGLPFVKVEASKYTEVGFVGRDVESMVRDLANAALNLVKNEEKEKNEEKINEFIENKILEKLLPPLPKGISEEKQEEYQNSLEKMRVKLKAGDLDDSMIEVEISQSVFDTNPNLPPEMGAMQDIVKVIGVGNKKIKKEMKVKDARIALAQEASEKILDMESIKGEALRRAENEGIIFIDEIDKVAVSGSNSNRQDPSKEGVQRDLLPIVEGSTIQTKFGPLKTDHILFIAAGAFHLSKPSDLIPELQGRFPLRVELDSLDEDALYAILTRPKNSLLTQYIELLKTENVELVFEDEAIREIAKIASKANQEMQDIGARRLHTVVEKLLEDISFEADEYAGKIYKIDDFKVQVKLGDIIENKDLARYIL
- the hslV gene encoding ATP-dependent protease subunit HslV; translated protein: MFHATTILAYKGKNKSVIGGDGQVSFGNTVLKNNAVKIRKLNNGKVLAGFAGSTADAFNLFDMFENLLSSSKGDLLKAAIDFSKEWRKDKYLRKLEAMMLVLDRNHIFLLSGTGDVVEPEDGAIAAIGSGGNYALSAARALAKHSSLDEEELVKESLQIAGEICIYTNTNIKTYVIEDDK